The region ATCTCTGGaattcctttgtatttctgtggtatcaggtGTGACGTCTCTCTCATTTCTGACtttgacttctctctctctctctctctctatgtctgtgtcttttttttctttttttttttttttttggtgagtctagctaaaagtttgtcatttagtcttaatttcattttcctactctgatctttgttatttcatttcttctactaactttgagctttgcttgttattcttttttgagtttttttaggtgtaaagttaggttgtttatatgagatttttcttgtttcctgaggtaggcatTTACAGCTGTGAACTTCACTATtagaactacttttgctgcatcctataagCTTTGGTGtgctgtatttccattttcatttatcttaaggttttttccttaactttctctttgatttcttctttgatccattggttgttcagtaaGTAGCATGTTCAGTCTCCACATATTTGtgcattttccagttttcttctttgtgattgatttctagtttcatactattgtggttggaaaagatgtttgatatgaCTTTAGTCTTAACTTTGCTAAGACTTTTTTTCTGGCCTGACATGATCTAGCCTGGAGactgttccacgtgcacttgagaatgatgtgtattctgttgtttttggGTGGAATATTCTGTATATATCTGTCAAGTCTATATGTTCTAACATGTCATTTAAAGTTAacgtttccttattgattttctgtctgtgtgaTCTATCCAGTGGTGTAAGTGGAGTATTAAAGTCCCTCATTATTATTATGTTGCTGCCTTTTTCTCCCTTTAgatgttagtatttgctttatgtagtcaggtgttcctatgttgggtacataaatatttacaaatattttcttacttggttgaccctttatcattatataatgcccttctttgtctcttgttacagtctttgttttaaagtctcctTTGTCTGCTCTAAGTATTGCGACCCcagctttcttttatttctgtttacagGGAATATCTGTTTCCATCCCctctctttcagtctctgtgtgtccttgtatctgaagtgagtctcttgtagacagcatataaatAGCtgttgtttgtttatccattcatccactgtgTCTTTCAGCTGGAGAATTTagtctgtttacatttaaaataattattgataaatATGGACTTAccgccattttgttaattgtgttCTGGCTATTTTGTAGTTCCtcgatttctttcttttcttgttctctTCTCTTGAAGTTTGATGACACACTTGAGTGGTTTGCTTAGATTTCTATCTTATCTTTTGTGTATTTACTACAGGTGCTTTCCTTTTTGGTTACCATGAAACTTACATATAACAACTTGTTTTTGAGGCTGTTTTATGTAAGTTGCAACAACTTAAATTTGAAGACATTCTAAAGCTTTACAGTTttactctccccacccccaaacatgTTATGTTTTTTGATGTCACATTTACATCTTTTTATCTTGTGTATTCTTCCAACTAATTATTGTACagttatttttactacttttatGTTTTAATCTCCATGTTAGCTCTATAAGTGATTAATCCACTACCTTTACATTAGATTATTTTGAATcttacctttaccagtgagatttagTCTTTCATATGTTTCTCTGTTACTGATTAACATCTTCTTGTTTCAGCttaaagaagtccctttaacatttcttgtaaggcaagttTAGTGATGAACTCCTTTAGCTCTTGATCTAGATATCTGTCCTTCCCCAAATTGGAGGTATTTTCAGCCGTTATTTCTTTCAATAaattttctgctcctttctctctttctgggacccctgtaatgcAATATCATCCCATAAGTCCCTTGAGGTATCTTGactttttcttcccattctgttttctttttgctatttTGGTTGGGTGAGTTCCAGTGCCCTGTCCttgagttcactgattctttctcctcttcatctCGTTTGCTGTTGGACCTCTTCGGTGTATTCttcagttcagttattgtattcttcagctctgtgacttctgtttgatactttcttttattttctctttgttgaagttctcaccgTGTTCATCCATCCTTCTCCCAAGTTTGGTGAGCATGTTTATGGCAGTTATCACATTTAAACATCGTGAAACACACTTTAATACAAAACTTGCTTACATTTAGATTTTCTTAGTAAAGAACTAACCTGTGACAGTTCCACATGTTTTGCCCATGTGGCTTTGTACAGTATCTCTGGAgaatgtctttttatggctgggagAAGGGAGTAGGCTGTGGAATCCAAAAGCAGCATTGTATTCATTGTTTCACTCTGCAAAGATTATTCTGTTCTAAAGATACAATACAAACTATGGTCCTTTCCTGTATTTAATTTTACTACGATAGCATTCTGGCCTGTAAAATTGAAGATAAACATTTGAAGTCTTTGAATAAAAAGCCTAGAGTAATTGTGGAAGACAGGATGATAATACACGAAGTATCAGTTTTGGTGTGTGGAACAGGAAGCCCGCAGGCCTGGGGCTGCCATCACTGCGGGAAGGAGAAGGCAGGCCAGGGCTTTGCTCTTTCCACTTGAGTACTTGGCCGTAAAGACTAAGACGGGAATATGTAGGCAGCATCACAAACCACCAAACCTGCGAAGAAACTTTGAGACtaggaaacaaatacagaaataaattacAGCGTGTTAATAGGGCAGAGATATTTCTCATTCCCTAAACAGTGTGTACTAAATTACAATAACTAAAGTATCTTCAGCTGTAAGCATCAGTTAAATTGTGGTGTTACAGCGAAGATAGGGTATGAAAGAATATTGTTAAGACAGAAAGGTCTTCTTTTGGGCATAGGGCATTTTACAAATagatatgtattatttattttttgggcatagggcatatttttatttatttctttcaagttatttattttaaattaataccaATGATTCTCCCTTACAAAACTGGCTTTTGGATTTTTAAAGCTTTcagaagtaatttttagaaataccTTTCCAACGATGGAAAATTATTATCCACCAGTATGAGATTTCCAGCTAGCCACATTCTACGATGTTACTTCACTTTCTGCTGCACTGTGGGAAGCGGGTTTTACTCTTCCAGAAAATGTTTCACTTCATGCTCACATCCTATCTGGGGGGGTTAGAAACGTGCAGCTACTCTTTATCCTCAAAGCTTTTTAGAAGAACGTGGCAGAGAAACTTTAAACATCCTTTGGTTTAATCATCCTTTCAACTAGTATGTGTGACATGAAGTATGGTTCAGTGTTCAGACACAGAGATGGTTAGACGTTGTCCCTGTATTGAAGGAGCTCAGTCTTCTGAGCtggtcccacccccaccccagtatgTTTACAAAAATTCCTAACTGTATAAATCCAGGCTTGGCTCCTCCTGTTTGAGACGTTTTATGGCTTGTTGCTATATAGTGCAAAGTATCTTtcttgctgctgtcagttagacCTTTTCCTTTGTGGCCATGAAAGTCAGGGATGCGGAATCTTAATTCCCTGAGTCAGAGCTGCAGCTCGAATGTTTCTTGATGTTCTTGCAGGGAGCATCCCACAGGTGCCTCTCAGCCACACAAATGAGTCCTCCACCTCGCCCAGGAAACCGTCGTCAACAACTCCAGTTTCCTCAAAGAACGTAACAGCCACCACCTTGAAACCCACAGCAAAATCATCAGTTCCAGTTTCTTCAAAGAACAAGACAGCCACCACCTCGAAACCCACAACAACGTCTAAAATGACACCACCAGCGATCCCAACAAACAAGACTTCTACCCCTGCAAGGTCTACACCCAAGATAACAAGTGCTTCGCACAACACTTCCCGGATGTCCACATCCACAGTGACCACAGCCCACAACAGTTCAGTGACttctgtttcttcacctgtaacaAGTACGTATAAAATTTTTTCTGTGCTGAAAATAGTTGTTAAATGCCTAATTACCTCATTCCATTctgtgaaaatacagaagtaTGACAACTATTTCTTATTTCCTAAATGAATTAGCGGTAAGGCTCAGGAGAAGAGTCCAGCTGACGTAGTAATCTtgtcccttttaaaaaattagtttccaGTTTAACCATGCCAAATAATGACTGTGTGAGATCCACCTGTAAGTAAATAATTCATCCTCAcagggaattttatttttcatggtttGAAAATCTGTCATACCTTTAACGCTTTGTATGTCACTCTAGAAAGGAATTATGCAGGCTCAGCCAACATATTTCCTAAATCTAAATCACAGTGAACTTTGTTTTAATTCACTTGTGCCGTAGACATATGTCCATGGTATTAGATATAATCACATATGTAGCATCAGTCTCAGCcctttttttgcatttgtttaaaaTACAATGCCTGTCAAACCATGAATTCAAAGACCTTAAgaagattttcttttaagttaccCAAAGCTGAAGTTCTGATTAAAAGCCAGTGATTACATTTCTCAGAACGAATAGCAGGCATGATGGTTTCTCGTGTATGTTTGTACGCTCCTGCTCCATGTGGTGTATCTTCTTTCTTAGTACAGTTGATGTACTGAAGTCAACCTTAATGTCTCAGAGGTTCTTGACTCAGTAAGatcaaaatagttaaaaattcCCAATTGACTCAGAAGGAGGGATTTCAGTTAGAAACTCAAATTGGATCAGATTCAAGGATTGCAGCCGTTACCCAGACCTATTTTGTTTAAGGCATGAAATTTTCAGAGGATTCATCAGGGAAAAAAACTCCCAAATCTCGCTGCCTCTGAGGTTTTGGCAGACTGTCCAAGTCCAGCCCCACAGTAAGATCTTAGGGTTGCAGGCACGGGGGGTTTCATAAAGCTGCAGCCAGGCAGTCGCTAGACACAAAATCAGCCGGAGAGCAGCCTTCTGTGCCTGGATTCCCCCTCATCCCATGTTCGCATTCGTATCCATGCGTACTTCATATTCAGCCCTTGCATGGAATggtttagcttttatttttgttacattttattacaatgtattttaaaagcactAAGTGCctactttttgttctgttttcttttcttctagtcACAGGAACTATTAATTCTAAGGAAAACAAGGGATCCAGATTCGATACCGGCAGCTTTGTTGGTGGTATTGTACTAACACTGggagttttatcttttctttacaTTGGATGCAAAGTGTATTATTCAAGAAGAGGCATTCGGTATAGAACCATGTAAGTTTTCATTGGCCaggacttttttattattattattagttctgtatttctttatttaagtATCATGACAAAATACCAGAGGAGAGCCAGTATTCATCCCAGGGGTTAATAATTCATAGATTCGTGAGCTATATTCCCATTAATCCTCTATGCCTAAAGTAAATTATTTATGTACAAGCTTGCGTTTATAATTATTTGCAAGTCAAAATGGATGTATATACACCTataaaaatgtttgtattttattagtatcttttttttttttcaccagagACCCAAGTTTAGCCAACCGTTTTTACTTGCTTTTATCTTTTATCTCAAGAACTACTGTATCAGGTCACATGAGGCTGTTGACTTAGTGCTAATGACAAACACAAGACACAGTAAAATAACTTCCTtgataaaaatgtgatttttgctTTCTGTGTCACAAAGAAGGAAATGCCGTGACAGCCTCATTTTCCCTGGTAATTTACTATATCATATGAGTTGTTAGTGTAAGTAATATACATGATCATTTTATCTGTAGTAGAACAGTCTTTTTCAGATGAGCGTAATCAGCAGGTCCCCATCAACAAACCGCGTTTCCCCTCCGCAGAACGCTCTAGGTCTGATGGTTTTTGGAGGTTTCATCTCATGCCTTTTGTTACTCAAACAAAGTCCAATTGGTTTTCTCTTTTGAGTCTCATATATGGAAGAGTGAATTCCTTCTTTGGATTGCTAATGTATATAAATACCACAGAATAGATGACGCATTTTCCAAAATTTGTTCTGTGTAAGTTGTTGTACACATACATGTCCCACAGAGTTTCCGCATCAGAAACATTTGGGAAATACtaattgaacaaagtaaaatAGAACAGATTGTTTTACTGTGAGAATTCTGTAAGGCTTTGATAGGTTGATGTGCACCAGGAATTTCTAGAAGAatgtaatatgaaaatatttctcaaatttttcATTACACTAAGAAAACCAGACTTctaaaaaatcatatttaagtTGAAAGTTACCCTTCATATACAGTATGCATCACCCCAAACTCACTTTAAAAGACTATCAAGGTGGTGTTTTGCCAGATTAAAAGCATCTTTGattaaataatacagtaataaatgtttttaaaaagcatatttagaaacattcattcttttctctctcagGTCAACccataaaaggaaaacaatacGTGAAGGAAACTGACTAAATAGCGttaactttaaaaatgctttaatgCGTTTGTAGAAGTAGTTATTATCTGTTCTCCTGGTAAATTTCACCAGTTAAACGGAGGGCACATTTTGATTATAGTAAATTTAATGCCAGTCATTTTTTTACAATATCAATATTTTTGAGATGGTTGAGGCTGTAAAATAGGGAAAGAATTGAATTTAAATgtcctgttttcattttaaactgCCTTAACTACAAAGTGTGTAATTTTAGCTCTGTGGACCAGGTTTTTTCCTCACATACACGTGATCACATAATGCCGCATGCCCTGTGGAGGAAGTCAGAGAGTCCAGAGCCCCTGTGACTGTAATGGAACTGTGGGTGTGTAAGACACTGTCTCTAACAGGAATATTATTCATAGGAACCAGCAGATGGTGAAAATACCATATTTAGTTGAGACTAAGtacacattttttgtttttgtgtttttccacATTTTAACACCTCTGCAGTGGATGTATCTTACAGCCTGTGGGATGAGAAAGCACTGTGTTGTAGTTTAGTTGGCCCTGTTTTTCGTAgcactacatttttttaaaaaaagtgcatTTTAAAGCCAATAATTCCCTTCACAGTTATAAAAAATGACATTCTATAAGTAAGGACTCAATGTTTCTCCTATTAAAAAAACTGAGACCTTCTATATCTAGTAATTGTGAGCAtttctggttttcatttattGGATAATAACACTGATTAAAACACTGAATAAAGTGCTTGCTCCTGTGTTTCTTAAGAGTTGCACGGAGAGACAGTGGATGGAGTGGTTAAGAGATGGGGTTTGGGACAGAGAGACTTAATTTTGAGCCTGGTTCCACTGTTGACTAGCAAGGTGCCTCCTCGTGTTTATATAAAGGATACAGCACAGTGTACAGTGGTCAAGACAAGAGTGCACGTGCTTCTTGGCTTCTGATCTTCTGCAGAATGAGACTGGTTGGTTGAGTGATTAAACAAAGttataaaaaatacttttaagtgCCCTCTGTCTGCATAGGGCAACTGTGATGGTTAAGTGAGATGTGGATGTAAAGTCTGCAGCATAAcacctggcatatagtaaatgctcaagaaACGATGGtggttttggttgtttttcttttttaaagagggTCATAGTAGCCAACCGGTGAAAAGTCCCACAGCCACCGAGGGGCAGAGATTTGAATGTCGGTCCATTTCACAACCTGAATACACTGCTTGAGTCCTTAACCACTGCAGCATGCCAGGTGCTTTTACGCAAGAAGCTTTACACAGAGCAATGACAGTTTTGATTCTGAAGCTTCAAATTATTCattgctttacttaaaaatataaacatagaaGGAGtttgatataaatataaaacttacAGTGATTTTAACTTTCGGTCTGTTACAGTGATGAACACGACGCCATCATTTAAAGGTTCCAAGGACCAACGGAAAGAAGAAAGACTGAAGCAGCCCAATTGGTTTTGGTTTATTATTAGTTTAAAACAGGATTCTCTTCTTGAAAATAGCATACACAGGCCATGCATATAATGTACAATGTATTATATAAGTATGTGTAAAGATTCCTCATGATTACTGAAGGTAAAAAGGGTTTGGTTCGGGGTTTTTTAGTGGCCATATGGACCGTACAGTTAATGCAGTGGTTAGAACCACTTTTAGAAAATACACAGCAAGACAAGGCCCGTCCCCTTGTTTTGCGGCATTAGTTGCACAGGCCAGTGATTAGACGACATCGTCACCAAAGGGCGGGATGCCATCTGGTCACACAGGGAGCTTGTCGCCGCACTCAAGGTGGTGCCGCCTTTGTTGCTCATACAAAGAACTTCAGTGCTCGTAAGAGCTGGGTTTATCCTAGTTACTAAAGTCACAGAGCGGAATTTATACAAATAAGCCAAATCTTAAGTGTAACTTTAGCTTAGGTGTCTCTTCTTCAGAAAACATCAATGTTTCGTAAGTTTAAAGCTTAGTTACTTGGtttagaaacaaaacacacaccctcccccaccaaaaaaaaaaaatcaaaaccagaaacaaTACCTAGGCTTGGCCTGTCAGAAAGCCATCGGAGAGCCTGCATTTTTAAGGCCATCTTTTGAGCTTTCAGTGACAGttgatgtaatttttttttcctctatgtaATTTCAGTAAATTGAAATGTTTAACATGATAATGTTTTAAAGACTTAGCTGTTAGTTTTAAATAATAGATTTATGTGCTACTGTGAGAATACTGTCACCACTGGAAACTGCTTTATTTCATATTCagctgttaattttatatttagtgaaTATTTTTCAGAGATGTACAGCTGCTTTCAGTATCTAGAAATGATTAATGTAGTGTAAACAcacctaacttaaaaaaaaaaaaaaaaaaaagaagaccctTAGATGGTTTCCAAAGCAACATGTCGTCAGAACCAGGGATGGATGCTGGGTCCAGGCAGCCGGGGATTGTGGGGCCCCCTTGGGCAGCTAAACCTGCAAGGGGGGAATGCTGTATATTCATGCACTGTCGACATTACAGAGAGATTTGGGGAAACAGCATTTTTGGAATAAATTACACCAGCGTATTCTGGaataaattaagttttaaaacagGAGACTTTTAGCTGGAAATGCCCTGTTTCCTTGCTTGGGTGTGCTTCAgctgcccctcttcctccctgccgGAGAGGCGGCTCTCGTACATGCACCACGTTAATGGAGACAAAAAGCGCAGTACCGTAGGGACACCTGTGTTAGCCGT is a window of Vicugna pacos chromosome 10, VicPac4, whole genome shotgun sequence DNA encoding:
- the TMEM123 gene encoding porimin, which produces MGVGSRGFLAALALGVVLVIALLKMVADSTDLDGSGTKKSLLPGDSNATQTGSIPQVPLSHTNESSTSPRKPSSTTPVSSKNVTATTLKPTAKSSVPVSSKNKTATTSKPTTTSKMTPPAIPTNKTSTPARSTPKITSASHNTSRMSTSTVTTAHNSSVTSVSSPVTITGTINSKENKGSRFDTGSFVGGIVLTLGVLSFLYIGCKVYYSRRGIRYRTIDEHDAII